A single Zonotrichia albicollis isolate bZonAlb1 chromosome 28, bZonAlb1.hap1, whole genome shotgun sequence DNA region contains:
- the RHEX gene encoding regulator of hemoglobinization and erythroid cell expansion protein produces MSLCACWIPAVTSLVTLILYPVLLLALYTMLSRKIAQHSCRMQVSSSPGEHPSPRPTPAPASAPGGDLAQKQQPGAQNPSPAYAGSSDTSSDTSEDSDNDNPSCPQGCGPEENINYTSLVFPVKGPEPGSAQDYENVKSGLDYVNVDPKKRKTHFWPFSSPRASKGVEYTEVKL; encoded by the exons ATGAGCCTTTGTGCATG CTGGATTCCTGCTGTCACCTCCCTTGTCACCCTGATACTCTACCCTGTCCTCCTGCTGGCCCTTTACACCATGCTCAGCAGGAAAATTG CCCAGCATTCCTGCAGGAtgcaggtgagcagcagccctggggagcatCCCAGCCCTCGGCccaccccagctccagcctcagcACCAGGAGGGGACCTGGCACAGAAACAGCAGCCTGGGGCACAAAACCCATCCCCAGCCTATGCAG gGAGCAGTGACACATCCTCAGACACCTCAGAGGACTCAGACAACGACAACCCTTCCTGCCCTCAG ggctgtggcccAGAGGAAAACATCAATTACACATCCCTGGTGTTCCCAGTTAAAGGCCCCGAGCCGGGCTCTGCCCAGGACTACGAGAACGTCAAGTCTGGGCTGGATTATGTCAACGTGGACCCAAAGAAGAGGAAAACACATTTCTGGCCCTTCTCCAGCCCCAGGGCATCCAAGGGGGTGGAGTACACGGAGGTGAagctgtga
- the AVPR1B gene encoding vasopressin V1b receptor: MEPGWGWNSSQQSPAGHGQGLLRLAGHPNLTALHTRDEELAKAEVGVLGTILAVATVGNLGVLLAMYRLRRKMSRMHLFILHLGLSDLGVALFQVLPQLLWKVTYRFLGPDPLCRAVKYLQVLSMFASTYMLMVMTLDRYLAVCHPLQSLQQPSRQAYTMIGLTWLLSCLLSLPQVFIFSLREVRPGSGVLDCWADFGYPWGARAYITWTTLCIFVLPVGVLSVCYSLICHEICKNLKGKTQSGAPGTGGAAVGAPGGANPAGKGGQPSRVSSVRTISRAKIRTVKMTFVIVAAYVTCWAPFFSVQMWSVWDRDAPDDESTNVAFSITMLLASLSSCCNPWIYLFFSGHLLQGCRGCRGRPRAGLRRPNSSGSLCSRKTTILSHSHQAPLHGDSARELYPPCDEAVTESGTL; encoded by the exons ATGGAGCCCGGCTGgggctggaacagctcccagcagagcccagctgggcacgggcaggggctgctgaggctgGCAGGGCACCCCAACCTGACGGCGCTGCACACCCGGGACGAGGAGCTGGCCAAGGCCGAGGTGGGGGTGCTGGGCACCATCCTGGCCGTGGCCACCGTGGGCAACCTGGGCGTGCTGCTGGCCATGTACCGgctgaggaggaagatgagCCGCATGCACCTCTTCATCCTGCACCTGGGGCTGAGCGACCTGGGCGTGGCGCTGTTCCAGGTGCTGCCGCAGCTCCTCTGGAAGGTCACCTACCGCTTCCTGGGGCCCGACCCTCTCTGCAGGGCCGTCAAGTACCTGCAGGTGCTCAGCATGTTCGCCTCCACCTACATGCTGATGGTGATGACCCTGGACCGCTACCTGGCCGTGTGCCACCCGCTGCAGTcgctgcagcagcccagccgCCAGGCGTACACCATGATCGGCCTCACCTGGCTGCTCAGCTGCCTgctcagcctgccccaggtgttcATCTTCTCCCTCCGGGAGGTGCGGCCGGGCTCGGGGGTGCTGGATTGCTGGGCGGATTTCGGGTACCCGTGGGGAGCGCGCGCCTACATCACCTGGACCACGCTGTGCATCTTCGTGCTGCCCGTGGGCGTCCTCAGCGTGTGCTACAGCCTCATCTGCCACGAGATCTGCAAGAACCTCAAGGGCAAGACCCAGAGCGGTGCCCCTGGCACGGGGGGAGCCGCGGTGGGTGCCCCTGGAGGTGCCAACCCTGCGGGGAAGGGCGGGCAGCCCTCGAGGGTGAGCAGCGTGCGCACCATCTCCCGCGCCAAGATCCGCACGGTGAAGATGACCTTCGTCATCGTGGCCGCCTACGTCACCTGCTGGGCGCCCTTCTTCAGCGTGCAGATGTGGTCAGTGTGGGACCGGGATGCTCCTGATGATG agTCCACCAACGTGGCTTTCAGCATCACCATGCTGCTGGCcagcctcagcagctgctgcaacCCCTGGATCTACCTGTTCTTCAGCGGGcacctcctgcagggctgccggggctgccgggggcGCCCCCGGGCCGGGCTGCGCAGACCCAACTCCAGCGGGagcctgtgcagcaggaaaacCACGATCCTGAGCCACAGCCACCAGGCGCCCCTGCACGGGGACAGCGCCAGGGAGCTGTACCCGCCCTGCGACGAGGCCGTGACAGAGTCGGGCACGCTCTAG